The Acidobacteriota bacterium genome has a segment encoding these proteins:
- a CDS encoding DUF2269 family protein — MPELSIYTLVLFVHVMSAIVLIGSGLIAPLTHRSIREARTLTELRRWLAFSHRSTRWNPVAALALLASGIYLGSIGWWTQAWFFVAVGAWLLNAALAAGVVGRAAGSLAEAAAGEGDGLVPANVDLLRHAPRWRLAHDAMLANDVAILWVMMAKPGLVGSVAVVAVAVAAAAGASWLRWRVDTGQPGHDEPAGAMGTAGR, encoded by the coding sequence ATGCCCGAGTTGTCGATCTACACGCTCGTCCTCTTCGTCCACGTCATGTCCGCCATCGTCCTCATCGGCAGCGGCCTCATCGCGCCGCTCACCCACCGCTCGATTCGCGAGGCTCGCACCCTCACCGAGCTGCGACGCTGGCTCGCGTTCAGCCACCGCTCGACGAGGTGGAACCCCGTTGCGGCCCTCGCGCTGCTCGCGTCCGGCATCTACCTGGGATCGATCGGATGGTGGACCCAGGCCTGGTTCTTCGTGGCCGTTGGCGCGTGGCTGCTGAACGCTGCGCTCGCGGCGGGTGTCGTCGGGCGTGCGGCCGGCTCGCTTGCCGAGGCAGCGGCGGGCGAGGGCGACGGGCTCGTGCCCGCGAACGTCGATCTCCTTCGGCACGCTCCGCGCTGGCGCCTGGCCCACGACGCCATGCTGGCCAACGACGTGGCCATCCTCTGGGTGATGATGGCCAAACCGGGCCTCGTGGGATCGGTGGCGGTCGTCGCGGTGGCGGTTGCGGCGGCAGCGGGCGCCTCGTGGCTGCGGTGGCGCGTCGACACGGGCCAGCCCGGCCACGACGAGCCAGCCGGCGCGATGGGCACGGCCGGCCGGTAG